A window of Amycolatopsis australiensis contains these coding sequences:
- a CDS encoding DUF2630 family protein, whose protein sequence is MAAREITDRIADLIDEEHRLRTGALHHGGLTPGERLRLKDLERQLDAAVDLLHRRQALSVFDDDRDGG, encoded by the coding sequence ATGGCGGCCCGCGAAATCACCGACCGCATCGCCGACTTGATCGACGAGGAGCACCGGCTGCGCACGGGCGCGCTGCACCACGGCGGGCTCACCCCCGGGGAGCGGCTCCGGCTCAAGGACCTCGAACGCCAGCTCGACGCGGCCGTCGACCTGCTCCACCGCCGCCAGGCCCTGTCCGTCTTCGACGACGACCGAGACGGCGGCTGA
- a CDS encoding IclR family transcriptional regulator domain-containing protein produces the protein METDRDFIQSIERGFAVLMAFDADRANPTLAELAAATGLSRPAVRRILLTLQRLGYVRGDGPRWTLTPRVLSIGQHYSASHGMIEIAQPRLLSLAEETGESASLAALDGAEVVYVARVPVRRIMSINVSIGTRVPAHATSMGRVLLAWAPPSLVDEVVAAGLPRFTERTITDEAAFRRALRTVQDQGWSLVEEELEEGLLSVSAPVRDASGAVVAALASSTSSGRSDVEKLRQEVVPLVVRTAARISADLGHRVTPGSGREGFF, from the coding sequence ATGGAGACCGACCGCGACTTCATCCAGAGCATCGAGCGGGGTTTCGCCGTGCTGATGGCGTTCGACGCCGACCGCGCGAATCCGACGCTCGCCGAGCTGGCGGCGGCGACCGGCCTGTCCCGCCCGGCCGTGCGGCGGATCCTCCTCACGCTGCAGCGGCTCGGTTACGTCCGCGGCGACGGGCCGCGCTGGACGCTGACCCCGCGCGTGCTGAGCATCGGCCAGCACTACTCGGCTTCGCACGGCATGATCGAGATCGCCCAGCCGCGGCTGCTGAGCCTCGCCGAGGAGACCGGCGAATCGGCGTCACTGGCCGCGCTGGACGGCGCCGAGGTCGTCTACGTCGCGCGCGTGCCGGTGCGGCGGATCATGAGCATCAACGTCTCGATCGGCACGCGCGTGCCCGCCCACGCGACGTCGATGGGCCGCGTGCTGCTGGCCTGGGCACCGCCGTCGCTGGTCGACGAGGTGGTCGCGGCTGGGCTGCCGCGGTTCACCGAGCGGACGATCACCGACGAAGCGGCGTTCCGCCGCGCGTTGCGGACGGTGCAGGACCAGGGCTGGTCGCTGGTCGAGGAGGAGCTGGAGGAAGGGCTGCTGTCGGTGTCCGCGCCGGTGCGCGACGCGAGCGGCGCGGTGGTGGCGGCACTGGCGTCGTCGACGTCGAGCGGCCGGTCGGACGTGGAGAAGCTGCGCCAGGAGGTGGTGCCGCTGGTGGTGCGCACGGCGGCGCGGATCAGCGCCGACCTCGGCCACCGGGTCACGCCCGGCAGCGGGCGCGAAGGGTTCTTCTGA
- a CDS encoding flavin reductase family protein, whose amino-acid sequence MTLDQREVRNAFGRFATGVTVVTCRNDRGEPHGATVNAFTAVSLEPALCQVTLTRRSKACRYLDGAPFAVNVLAADQLDTAWHFAGRPRDRAPAWAEGVLAPVLTGTAATISCQPWRSYDGGDHLIVIGEVEHLETSDADPLLFFAGGFRELAPRGHAHWSASLDCPDLGWFGSAAEFAPLTAAAR is encoded by the coding sequence ATGACGCTCGACCAGCGCGAAGTCCGCAACGCCTTCGGCCGCTTCGCCACCGGGGTCACGGTGGTGACCTGCCGCAACGACCGGGGCGAGCCGCACGGGGCGACCGTGAACGCGTTCACCGCCGTCTCGCTCGAGCCGGCGCTGTGCCAGGTGACGCTCACCCGCAGGTCCAAGGCCTGCCGCTACCTCGACGGCGCGCCGTTCGCGGTGAACGTCCTGGCCGCGGACCAGCTCGACACGGCGTGGCACTTCGCCGGCCGCCCCCGGGACCGGGCGCCGGCGTGGGCCGAAGGGGTCCTCGCCCCGGTGCTGACCGGCACCGCGGCCACCATCTCCTGCCAACCGTGGCGGAGCTACGACGGCGGTGACCACCTCATCGTCATCGGCGAGGTCGAGCACCTCGAGACCAGCGACGCCGACCCGTTGCTGTTCTTCGCCGGCGGGTTCCGCGAACTCGCCCCGCGCGGCCACGCCCACTGGTCGGCCTCGCTCGACTGCCCCGACCTCGGCTGGTTCGGCTCGGCCGCCGAATTCGCCCCGCTCACCGCAGCCGCTCGGTAA
- a CDS encoding 4-hydroxyphenylacetate 3-hydroxylase family protein, whose protein sequence is MTIQEQDAPSKVRTTRPMTGDEYVESIRDGREVFIYGDKVDDVTTHPAFRNSVRMTARLYDALHDPDRQDVLTAPTDTGGSGFTHPFFRTPRSEEDLFADRDAIVAWARMTYGWMGRSPDYKAAFLGTLGANSDFYEPFAGNARRWYTESQEKVLYWNHAIINPPVDRDRNPDDVKDLFIHVEQERDDGLVVSGAKVVATGSAITNYNFIAHYGLPIKKREFALVCTVPMGAPGMKLICRNSYSNVADATSSPFDYPLSSRFDENDTIFILDKVKIPWENVFIYGDAEKASTFFPGSGFLHRFTFHGVARLAVKLDFIAGLLMKGVEVTGTKDFRGIQTRVGEVIGWRNLFWALSDAMAANPDEWRNGAVLPHLDYGLAYRWFMTLGYPRVREIIMQDLGSALIYLPSSAKDFSSPEIRPYLDQYVRGSNGYDAVERVKLMKLIWDSIGSEFGGRHELYERNYSGNHEGVRAELLFAAQQSGAAEAMKGFAEQCMAEYDLDGWTVPDLYNPGATTLSR, encoded by the coding sequence ATGACCATCCAAGAGCAGGACGCGCCGTCGAAGGTGCGCACGACCCGGCCGATGACCGGCGACGAGTACGTCGAGTCGATCCGCGACGGCCGGGAGGTGTTCATCTACGGCGACAAGGTCGACGACGTCACGACGCACCCGGCGTTCCGCAACTCCGTGCGGATGACCGCCCGCCTCTACGACGCCCTGCACGACCCGGACCGCCAGGACGTGCTGACCGCGCCGACCGACACCGGCGGCAGCGGCTTCACCCACCCGTTCTTCCGCACGCCCAGGTCCGAAGAGGACCTGTTCGCCGACCGGGACGCGATCGTCGCCTGGGCGCGCATGACCTACGGCTGGATGGGCCGCAGCCCGGATTACAAGGCCGCTTTCCTCGGCACCCTCGGCGCGAACTCCGACTTCTACGAACCGTTCGCCGGCAACGCCCGGCGCTGGTACACCGAGTCGCAGGAGAAGGTCCTCTACTGGAACCACGCGATCATCAACCCGCCGGTGGACCGCGACCGCAACCCCGACGACGTCAAGGACCTGTTCATCCACGTCGAGCAGGAACGCGACGACGGCCTCGTCGTCTCCGGCGCCAAGGTCGTCGCGACCGGCTCGGCGATCACGAACTACAACTTCATCGCCCACTACGGCCTGCCGATCAAGAAGCGCGAGTTCGCGCTGGTCTGCACGGTGCCGATGGGCGCGCCCGGCATGAAGCTGATCTGCCGCAACTCCTACTCGAACGTCGCGGACGCGACGTCGAGCCCGTTCGACTACCCGCTCTCGAGCCGGTTCGACGAGAACGACACGATCTTCATCCTCGACAAGGTGAAGATCCCGTGGGAGAACGTCTTCATCTACGGCGACGCCGAGAAGGCGAGCACGTTCTTCCCCGGCTCGGGCTTCCTGCACCGCTTCACCTTCCACGGCGTCGCGCGGCTCGCCGTCAAGCTCGACTTCATCGCCGGCCTGCTGATGAAGGGCGTGGAAGTCACCGGCACCAAGGACTTCCGCGGCATCCAGACTCGCGTCGGCGAGGTGATCGGCTGGCGCAACCTGTTCTGGGCGCTCTCGGACGCGATGGCCGCCAACCCGGACGAGTGGCGCAACGGCGCGGTCCTGCCGCACCTGGACTACGGCCTGGCCTACCGCTGGTTCATGACGCTCGGCTACCCGCGCGTCCGCGAGATCATCATGCAGGACCTCGGCTCCGCGCTGATCTACCTGCCCTCGTCGGCGAAGGACTTCTCCTCGCCGGAGATCCGCCCGTACCTCGACCAGTACGTCCGCGGCTCCAACGGCTACGACGCCGTCGAGCGCGTGAAGCTGATGAAGCTGATCTGGGACTCGATCGGCAGCGAGTTCGGCGGGCGGCACGAGCTCTACGAGCGGAACTACTCCGGCAACCACGAAGGCGTGCGCGCCGAGCTGCTGTTCGCCGCCCAGCAGTCCGGCGCGGCCGAGGCGATGAAGGGTTTCGCCGAGCAGTGCATGGCCGAGTACGACCTGGACGGCTGGACCGTCCCCGACCTCTACAACCCCGGCGCCACCACCCTTTCCCGCTGA
- a CDS encoding muconate/chloromuconate family cycloisomerase, whose translation MTDLAIDRVETVLLDVPLRRAHRFARTGMAAQPVLLVFVHTRGGAVGTGEGVVPGGPWWGGESVETMALVVERYFTPVLLGRPVDDIAGILRDLGDVVAANLYAKVAVEVALHDAWARALGVPLHTLLGGLARRSVPVTWALGTEPAPVVADEALAMLDAGHRSFKLKMGALDPADDVARVCAVAEKLVGVASVRVDLNARWDLLTSLKYLPRLAGAGVELVEQPVPGAEAEALAEINRALPIPVMADESLRTPADALRLARLRAADVFSLKTTKSGGLRATRAIAEIAAAAGIPCHAGTSIESPVGTAASLQLACAAPSVTWGSELFGPLLMSEELVTTPLRYEGGELHLPDGPGLGVEPDRTAVRRLERR comes from the coding sequence ATGACAGACCTGGCGATCGACCGCGTCGAGACGGTGCTGCTCGACGTGCCGCTGCGCCGCGCGCACCGGTTCGCCCGCACCGGGATGGCCGCGCAGCCGGTGCTGCTGGTGTTCGTCCACACGCGTGGCGGCGCCGTCGGCACCGGCGAAGGCGTGGTGCCCGGCGGGCCGTGGTGGGGCGGCGAGTCGGTGGAGACGATGGCGCTGGTCGTCGAGCGGTACTTCACGCCGGTGCTGCTGGGACGGCCGGTCGACGACATCGCCGGGATCCTGCGCGACCTCGGCGACGTCGTCGCGGCCAACCTCTACGCCAAGGTGGCGGTCGAGGTGGCCCTGCACGACGCGTGGGCCCGCGCCCTCGGCGTCCCGCTGCACACGCTGTTGGGCGGCCTCGCCCGGCGGTCGGTGCCGGTGACCTGGGCGCTGGGCACCGAACCGGCGCCCGTCGTGGCCGACGAGGCCCTCGCCATGCTCGACGCGGGGCACCGCAGCTTCAAGCTGAAGATGGGGGCCCTGGACCCGGCTGACGACGTGGCACGGGTGTGCGCCGTGGCGGAGAAGCTGGTCGGGGTGGCGAGCGTGCGGGTCGATCTCAACGCGCGGTGGGACCTGCTCACGTCGCTGAAGTACCTGCCCCGGCTGGCGGGCGCGGGCGTGGAGCTGGTCGAGCAGCCGGTACCGGGCGCGGAGGCCGAAGCGCTGGCCGAGATCAACCGCGCGCTGCCGATCCCGGTGATGGCGGACGAAAGCCTCCGCACGCCCGCCGACGCGCTGCGGCTGGCGCGCCTGCGCGCCGCGGACGTGTTCTCCCTCAAGACGACGAAGTCCGGCGGCCTGCGGGCCACCCGGGCGATCGCCGAGATCGCCGCCGCGGCCGGGATCCCGTGCCACGCCGGGACGTCGATCGAGAGCCCGGTCGGGACGGCGGCGTCGCTGCAGCTGGCCTGCGCGGCGCCGTCGGTGACGTGGGGCAGCGAGCTGTTCGGGCCGCTGCTGATGAGCGAAGAGCTGGTGACGACGCCGTTGCGCTACGAGGGTGGCGAGCTGCACCTGCCGGACGGGCCGGGCTTGGGCGTCGAGCCGGACCGGACGGCCGTGCGCCGGCTGGAAAGGCGCTGA
- a CDS encoding muconolactone Delta-isomerase yields MLFHVRMDVTIPPGLDVTDRVAAEKARALELQRAGVWVHLWRIVGRYSNFSVFDVASNDELHGILSALPLYPFMRIEITPLATHPSELAAQ; encoded by the coding sequence ATGCTGTTCCACGTACGGATGGACGTGACGATCCCGCCCGGCCTCGACGTCACCGACCGGGTGGCGGCGGAAAAGGCCCGCGCGCTGGAGCTCCAGCGCGCGGGCGTGTGGGTGCACCTGTGGCGGATCGTCGGGCGCTACAGCAACTTCAGCGTCTTCGACGTCGCTTCCAACGACGAGCTGCACGGGATCCTGTCGGCCCTGCCGCTGTACCCGTTCATGCGGATCGAAATCACGCCGCTGGCCACGCACCCGTCGGAGCTCGCCGCGCAGTAG
- a CDS encoding Vms1/Ankzf1 family peptidyl-tRNA hydrolase, with product MDTSALRGLTTADGPFASVHFDFSHDTEDAAKQLELRLKEIEAALSDQGADPATTEAVLRAVRGSEPPAGKAGRSIIAAHGKVLLDRRLDAPPPSQVVRFSPLPYLLPLATHSEEIPRYVLVVVDRVGAEITEYGDGEPHTRTIDGENHPVHKVRGGGTAHHNLQNAAEETARRNVVAVADHVAKAVQRCGARLVVLAGEKQARTALHESLPEPVRRIAHEVDAGSRAAGSSRDELDRRVHELLTGRHLAELDDVAERFRAESGRGAGLAVSGLEAVTNALAEANVETLLVGSPGDTSVFGGPDPAQVAVGKAGLQALGVTAPEPRRADEAIPFAAVATGAEVVVLDERVDLWEGFGALLRHA from the coding sequence GTGGACACTTCCGCGTTGCGCGGACTCACGACCGCGGACGGCCCGTTCGCGTCCGTGCACTTCGACTTCTCGCACGACACCGAGGACGCGGCCAAGCAGCTCGAACTCCGGCTCAAGGAAATCGAAGCGGCGCTGAGCGACCAGGGAGCCGATCCGGCGACGACCGAGGCCGTCCTGCGGGCCGTGCGCGGCAGCGAGCCGCCCGCCGGCAAGGCGGGCCGCAGCATCATCGCCGCGCACGGGAAGGTGCTGCTGGACCGGCGGCTGGACGCCCCGCCGCCGTCGCAGGTGGTGCGCTTCTCGCCGCTGCCGTACCTGCTGCCGCTGGCGACGCACAGCGAAGAGATCCCGCGGTACGTCCTCGTCGTCGTCGACCGCGTCGGGGCCGAAATCACCGAATACGGCGACGGCGAACCGCACACCCGGACAATCGACGGCGAAAACCACCCGGTGCACAAGGTCCGCGGCGGCGGCACGGCACACCACAACCTCCAGAACGCCGCCGAGGAGACCGCCCGGCGCAACGTCGTGGCGGTGGCGGACCACGTGGCGAAGGCGGTGCAGCGCTGCGGCGCACGGCTGGTCGTCCTGGCCGGCGAGAAGCAGGCGCGGACCGCCTTGCACGAGAGCCTGCCCGAGCCGGTCCGCCGGATCGCGCACGAGGTCGACGCGGGCAGCCGCGCCGCGGGCTCGTCCCGCGACGAGCTGGACCGGCGGGTGCACGAGCTGCTGACCGGCCGTCACCTCGCGGAGCTCGACGACGTGGCCGAGCGGTTCCGCGCCGAATCCGGCCGTGGAGCCGGGCTGGCGGTGAGCGGCCTGGAGGCGGTGACGAACGCGCTGGCCGAGGCGAACGTCGAAACGCTGCTGGTGGGCTCGCCGGGCGACACGTCGGTGTTCGGCGGCCCGGATCCGGCGCAGGTGGCCGTGGGCAAGGCCGGGCTGCAGGCGCTCGGCGTCACCGCGCCCGAGCCGCGCCGGGCGGACGAGGCGATCCCGTTCGCCGCGGTGGCCACCGGTGCCGAGGTCGTGGTGCTCGACGAGCGCGTCGACCTCTGGGAAGGCTTCGGCGCCCTCCTGCGGCACGCCTGA